DNA from Longimicrobium sp.:
CGACCAGCTGCACGGCACCGAGCAGCTTCGTGGCACCGAGGAGCGCCTGACGCTCTCCGAGGAGCAACTCGCCATCGGCACGCGCGAGGTACGCGCGGGCGAGGTGGAGATCGAGAAGCGCGTGGAGACGGAGCACGTGCGCCGCGAGGTGCCGCTTACCCACGACGAGGTGACGGTGGAGCGCCGCCCCATCGAGGGCGGGATGGTCGCTGCCGGCGGGCTCAACCACACCATCGGCGAGGAGCACATCCGCGTGCCGCTGACCGCCGAGGAGGCGGTGGTGGAGAAGCGCGTGGTCCCCAAGGAGGAGCTCGTGGTGCGCAAGCAGGAGGTGACCGAGGAGCGCATGGTGGAGGCCGACCTGCGCACCGAGCGCGCCGAGGTGCGCGAGGTCAACGCCCACGAGGTGCGCCACGACCGCGACGCGCTGGGCGGCGGCAACATGTAGGATGGCGCGGCTGTAGACGGGCGGGGCGGTTGCCTCGGACGTGAGCTGCCCCCTCTTCCCGATGCCGGGGGAGGGGGCAGGTTTTGGTTAGGGTGGGGCACCGGAGGTCGAATTACCGGGGGCGAATCACCGGGGGATAAATCCCCCGGCTGGAACCACGGGAAGACGGCTGAAGCCGGCTCGAGAAGCGCGGCATCGGACCCCGAGTCCGCGCAGGCGGACTTTGTGCTTTTGTTGCAGCGAGTTTACTCGCCAGCCTTTGCCGGGCCTGCCCCAGCTGGCCCTCAGTTGCGGGCCGGGCGCTCCAGGTGGGCGGCGTTGGGGCGGGGGCGCACGATGGAGGGGAGGCCGCGCGGATGCGGGGCGCCGCCCGAGACGGAACGCTCGGCGTCGGTTTCGCTGAAGCAGAGAGTGGCGACCAGGAGGGCGCCCCGCTCGCGCAGCTCGGCGGCGGCGCGGCTGGTGTAGTTGGCCACGTGGAAGCTCCCCGCCAGGAGAAAGATCCCCGCGGGCTCGCCCAGCCGCCGCTCGCCCAGGCGGTATGGGTCGTGGTCTTCGTAGATCAGCGTTTCGTCCTGCTTCACGTCGCTCCCCCGTGTGGTCGGCCGCGGCGGGGCTTCGCCGCTGTGGGTCGTTTGTACCCGGTCCAGGCGTTTTGGATCGTTCGAAGCGAGTTCGTCCGGGCGGCGGAGGTAGAGGAAGGGAGAGGGTGGGCGCGATGAATCGCGCCCCTACGACGGATGTGGA
Protein-coding regions in this window:
- a CDS encoding YsnF/AvaK domain-containing protein, translated to MSITPNDRDLPMDRTADSLRADQLHGNEQLRADQLHGTEQLRGTEERLTLSEEQLAIGTREVRAGEVEIEKRVETEHVRREVPLTHDEVTVERRPIEGGMVAAGGLNHTIGEEHIRVPLTAEEAVVEKRVVPKEELVVRKQEVTEERMVEADLRTERAEVREVNAHEVRHDRDALGGGNM